Proteins encoded within one genomic window of Chrysemys picta bellii isolate R12L10 chromosome 6, ASM1138683v2, whole genome shotgun sequence:
- the ACTL7A gene encoding actin-like protein 7A → MSVKGSTSSVAVATIQEGPAKRAVLVRTSKKPEEDSASSTQRSPKIVKETRAVIIDIGTGYCKCGFAGEPRPSHVISSTVGKHFQETAKTGDNRKETFVGKELQDVKIPLKLVNPLRHGIVVDWDCVQDIWEYIFHKEMKIQPEEHAVLVSDPPLSPTTNREKYAEMLFETFCTPAMHIAYQSRLSMYSYGKTSALVVESGHGVSYVVPIYEGYTMPSITGRVDYAGSDLTHYLMKLLNEAGKTFTGEQLNMIQDIKEKCCYTSLDLQHDMSLPLRKQQVDYELPDGHLIPIGKERFLCAEMLFKPSLIDSQQPALPLLTMTCLSKCDADLKKRLMGNILLCGGCTLLKGFSDRFQSELTKMCPNDDPIAAAAPDRKFSVWTGGSILASLNAFQQLWVYRREYEERGPFFIYRKCF, encoded by the coding sequence atgtcAGTCAAAGGAAGCACCAGTTCTGTAGCGGTAGCAACAATCCAGGAAGGTCCTGCAAAACGGGCGGTACTAGTTAGGACCAGTAAAAAGCCTGAAGAGGATAGCGCTTCATCAACTCAGAGAAGCCCCAAGATTGTGAAGGAGACTAGAGCAGTGATCATAGACATTGGCACAGGTTACTGTAAGTGTGGATTTGCTGGAGAGCCTCGTCCCTCCCATGTTATTTCATCTACAGTGGGCAAGCATTTCCAGGAGACTGCTAAAACTGGGGACAATCGCAAAGAAACCTTTgttggaaaagaacttcaggatgTGAAAATACCCCTAAAACTGGTCAATCCCTTGAGACATGGCATAGTGGTCGATTGGGATTGTGTCCAAGACATTTGGGAATACATTTTCCACAAAGAGATGAAGATTCAGCCAGAGGAGCATGCTGTCCTGGTATCAGACCCTCCACTGAGTCCTACCACCAACAGGGAGAAATATGCCGAGATGCTGTTTGAAACGTTCTGCACTCCTGCCATGCATATCGCCTACCAGTCCAGATTATCTATGTATTCATACGGAAAGACCTCCGCTCTTGTGGTAGAAAGTGGCCATGGTGTTTCATATGTGGTCCCTATCTATGAAGGTTATACTATGCCAAGCATTACTGGACGAGTAGACTATGCTGGATCAGACCTCACCCATTACCTCATGAAGTTATTAAATGAGGCTGGGAAAACATTTACTGGAGAACAACTAAATATGATACAGGACATTAAGGAAAAGTGTTGCTATACGTCTCTGGACCTTCAGCATGACATGAGTTTGCCTCTCCGGAAACAGCAGGTTGATTATGAACTTCCAgatgggcacctaattcccattggcaAAGAGAGATTCCTGTGTGCTGAAATGCTCTTCAAACCATCCTTGATAGATTCACAGCAGCCAGCACTTCCATTGCTGACCATGACCTGCCTCAGTAAGTGTGATGCTGATCTCAAGAAGCGGCTGATGGGCAATATCTTGCTGTGCGGAGGCTGTACCCTGCTGAAGGGTTTCTCTGACCGTTTCCAGAGCGAGCTGACAAAGATGTGCCCCAATGATGACCCCATCGCAGCAGCAGCCCCTGACAGAAAGTTTTCTGTCTGGACTGGAGGGTCAATTTTGGCATCACTCAATGCCTTTCAGCAGCTCTGGGTTTACCGAAGAGAATATGAAGAACGGGGTCCTTTCTTCATCTATAGGAAATGTTTCTGA